A stretch of Candidatus Neomarinimicrobiota bacterium DNA encodes these proteins:
- a CDS encoding DUF58 domain-containing protein, which yields MIPKEILEKVRFIEIQTRHLVNDIFGGEYHSVFKGRGIEFAEVREYLPGDDIRTIDWNVTARFGRPFVKRFDEERELTVVLAVDGSGSSMYGTGPVLKSDIAIEIAAVLAFSAIKNHDKVGLVIFSDVVEKFIPPKKGKGHVLRVIRDLLYHEPVGHQTRLDAALEYLLRVLKRRSVIFLLSDFLDEGFDVPLKLVSRKHDLILLRLEDPSEHNLPSLGLVKWYDPETGAEAWLDTSSVATREQFTQRVEARRASFKNFCHRHAIDLISINTHASYVQPLMNYFTARASRH from the coding sequence ATGATCCCCAAGGAAATCCTGGAAAAGGTGCGCTTTATCGAGATTCAAACCAGGCACCTGGTGAACGATATTTTTGGCGGCGAGTATCATTCGGTATTCAAGGGGCGGGGGATAGAGTTTGCCGAGGTCCGGGAATATCTGCCCGGCGATGATATCCGCACCATCGACTGGAACGTCACCGCTCGCTTCGGTCGGCCATTTGTCAAGCGCTTCGACGAAGAGCGGGAGCTGACCGTCGTACTGGCTGTGGATGGCAGCGGCTCTTCCATGTACGGCACCGGCCCGGTCCTGAAAAGTGATATCGCTATCGAAATCGCCGCGGTGCTGGCCTTCAGCGCTATTAAGAACCACGACAAGGTGGGGCTGGTTATCTTCAGCGATGTGGTGGAAAAGTTTATTCCACCTAAAAAGGGGAAGGGCCACGTGCTGCGTGTGATCCGGGATTTGCTTTACCACGAACCAGTGGGACATCAGACCCGTTTGGATGCCGCCCTTGAATACCTCCTGCGGGTGTTGAAGCGGCGCAGTGTCATCTTTCTCCTGTCTGATTTTCTCGATGAGGGCTTCGATGTGCCCCTCAAGCTGGTAAGTCGCAAGCACGACCTCATCCTCCTCCGCCTTGAAGATCCTTCCGAGCACAATCTCCCCAGCCTGGGACTGGTTAAATGGTACGATCCTGAAACGGGGGCAGAGGCCTGGCTGGATACTTCCTCAGTGGCGACTCGGGAGCAGTTTACCCAGCGTGTCGAGGCTCGGCGGGCCAGCTTCAAGAACTTTTGCCACCGTCACGCCATCGATCTCATCTCCATCAACACCCATGCCAGCTATGTGCAGCCACTTATGAACTACTTCACTGCCAGGGCCTCACGCCATTGA